One Capricornis sumatraensis isolate serow.1 chromosome 8, serow.2, whole genome shotgun sequence genomic region harbors:
- the LOC138084374 gene encoding LOW QUALITY PROTEIN: serum amyloid A protein-like (The sequence of the model RefSeq protein was modified relative to this genomic sequence to represent the inferred CDS: inserted 2 bases in 1 codon) gives MKLFTGLILCSLVLGVHSQWLSFLGEAYEGAKDMWRAYSDKRKAKYKDADKYFHTRGNXDAAQRGPGGVWAAKVISNSREALQGITDPLFKSMTRDQVREDTKADQFANEWGRSGKDPNHFRPSGLPDKY, from the exons ATGAAGCTCTTCACAGGCCTCATTCTCTGCTCCTTGGTGCTGGGAGTCCACAGCCAGTGGCTGTCCTTCCTTGGTGAGGCGTATGAAG GGGCTAAAGACATGTGGAGAGCCTACTCTGACAAGAGAAAGGCCAAATACAAAGATGCAGACAAATACTTCCACACCCGCGGAAA TGACGCTGCCCAAAGGGGACCAGGGGGTGTCTGGGCTGCTAAAGTGATCAG TAACAGCAGAGAGGCTCTTCAGGGAATCACAGACCCTCTGTTCAAGAGTATGACCAGGGACCAGGTACGAGAGGACACGAAGGCTGACCAGTTTGCTAACGAATGGGGCCGGAGCGGCAAAGACCCCAACCACTTCAGACCTTCTGGCCTGCCTGACAAGTACTGA
- the LOC138084373 gene encoding serum amyloid A-3 protein-like isoform X1, translated as MLSRHAAGAGPGPGDPRQTRPVLPRKNSGVGCHSLLQRIFPSQGSNLGLLHYKQNLYHLSHQESPVRSLQSIKKSSHCYMEKQVKRADYYCLLLFQAWPCKELGVPSKDRVPMNLSTGIIFCFLILGVSSQGWGTFLREAGQGAKDMWRAYRDMKEANYKGADKYFHARGNYDAAQRGPGGVWAAKVISNTRETIQGITDPLLKGMTRDQVRKDSKADQFANEWGRSGKDPNHFRPSGLPDKY; from the exons ATGCTCTCCCGGCACGCGGCAGGGGctgggccaggccctggggaccCGAGGCAGACCAGGCCAGTGCTCCCAC gcaagaattctggagtgggttgccattcccttctgcagagaatcttcccaagccagggatcgaacctgggtctcctgcattacaagcagaatctttaccatctgagccatcaggaaagccctgttAG gtcactGCAGAGTATTAAGAAGAGTTCCCactgctatatg GAGAAACAAGTAAAAAGAGCTGACTACTACTGTCTTCTATTGTTCCAAGCATGGCCCTGCAAGGAACTGGGTGTTCCTTCCAAAGACAGAGTGCC GATGAACCTTTCCACGGGCATCATTTTCTGCTTCCTGATCCTGGGCGTCAGCAGTCAGGGATGGGGGACATTCCTCAGGGAAGCTGGTCAAG gGGCTAAAGACATGTGGAGAGCCTACAGAGACATGAAAGAAGCCAACTACAAGGGTGCAGACAAATACTTCCACGCCCGCGGAAACTATGACGCTGCCCAGAGGGGACCGGGGGGTGTCTGGGCTGCTAAAGTGATCAG TAACACCAGAGAGACTATTCAGGGAATCACAGACCCTCTGCTCAAGGGTATGACCAGGGACCAGGTACGGAAGGATTCGAAGGCTGACCAGTTTGCCAATGAATGGGGCCGGAGCGGCAAAGACCCCAACCACTTCAGACCTTCTGGCCTGCCTGACAAGTACTGA
- the LOC138084373 gene encoding serum amyloid A-3 protein-like isoform X2 produces the protein MNLSTGIIFCFLILGVSSQGWGTFLREAGQGAKDMWRAYRDMKEANYKGADKYFHARGNYDAAQRGPGGVWAAKVISNTRETIQGITDPLLKGMTRDQVRKDSKADQFANEWGRSGKDPNHFRPSGLPDKY, from the exons ATGAACCTTTCCACGGGCATCATTTTCTGCTTCCTGATCCTGGGCGTCAGCAGTCAGGGATGGGGGACATTCCTCAGGGAAGCTGGTCAAG gGGCTAAAGACATGTGGAGAGCCTACAGAGACATGAAAGAAGCCAACTACAAGGGTGCAGACAAATACTTCCACGCCCGCGGAAACTATGACGCTGCCCAGAGGGGACCGGGGGGTGTCTGGGCTGCTAAAGTGATCAG TAACACCAGAGAGACTATTCAGGGAATCACAGACCCTCTGCTCAAGGGTATGACCAGGGACCAGGTACGGAAGGATTCGAAGGCTGACCAGTTTGCCAATGAATGGGGCCGGAGCGGCAAAGACCCCAACCACTTCAGACCTTCTGGCCTGCCTGACAAGTACTGA